From a region of the Tiliqua scincoides isolate rTilSci1 chromosome 4, rTilSci1.hap2, whole genome shotgun sequence genome:
- the NGF gene encoding beta-nerve growth factor isoform X2, with translation MSMLCYTLIIAFLIGIWAAPKSEDNAPLASPATSNISESSRTKAHRVVKTARHGHRNQPAIGKVENRETGQATNIIVDPKLFQKRRFQSPRVLFSTQPPPLLRDGQSIEFLDGTDSLNRNTRAKRSTHPVHNRGEYSVCDSISVWVANKTTATDIKGKEVAVLVDVNLNNNAFKQYFFETKCRDPKPVSNGCRGIDARHWNSYCTTTHTFVKALTMEGKQAAWRFIRIDTACVCVISRKTENL, from the coding sequence ATGTCCATGCTGTGCTACACTCTGATCATTGCTTTTCTGATTGGCATATGGGCAGCACCGAAATCTGAAGATAATGCGCCACTGGCATCTCCTGCAACGTCCAACATTTCTGAAAGCAGCCGGACTAAAGCCCACCGTGTGGTGAAAACGGCTCGGCACGGACACCGCAACCAGCCTGCTATTGGGAAAGTAGAGAACAGAGAAACTGGACAAGCTACAAACATCATAGTGGATCCAAAGCTTTTTCAGAAGAGACGATTCCAATCCCCACGGGTTTTATTCAGCACTCAGCCACCTCCTTTGCTAAGAGATGGGCAGAGTATAGAGTTCCTTGATGGCACAGACTCTCTCAACAGGAATACCCGAGCCAAGAGGTCAACACACCCTGTGCACAATCGGGGAGAGTATTCTGTATGTGACAGTATTAGTGTGTGGGTTGCTAACAAAACCACAGCAACAGACATCAAAGGCAAAGAGGTGGCTGTGTTAGTGGATGTGAATCTGAACAACAATGCTTTCAAGCAATACTTTTTTGAGACCAAGTGCAGAGACCCTAAGCCAGTCTCCAACGGGTGCAGGGGCATTGATGCCAGACATTGGAATTCCTACTGCACCACTACACACACCTTTGTCAAGGCACTGACCATGGaaggcaagcaggcagcctgGCGCTTCATTCGGATTGacactgcctgtgtgtgtgtaatcAGTAGGAAAACAGAGAACCTCTGA
- the NGF gene encoding beta-nerve growth factor isoform X1 produces the protein MWVFHKVLHNSASFSVHSVMSMLCYTLIIAFLIGIWAAPKSEDNAPLASPATSNISESSRTKAHRVVKTARHGHRNQPAIGKVENRETGQATNIIVDPKLFQKRRFQSPRVLFSTQPPPLLRDGQSIEFLDGTDSLNRNTRAKRSTHPVHNRGEYSVCDSISVWVANKTTATDIKGKEVAVLVDVNLNNNAFKQYFFETKCRDPKPVSNGCRGIDARHWNSYCTTTHTFVKALTMEGKQAAWRFIRIDTACVCVISRKTENL, from the coding sequence GTGCATAGCGTAATGTCCATGCTGTGCTACACTCTGATCATTGCTTTTCTGATTGGCATATGGGCAGCACCGAAATCTGAAGATAATGCGCCACTGGCATCTCCTGCAACGTCCAACATTTCTGAAAGCAGCCGGACTAAAGCCCACCGTGTGGTGAAAACGGCTCGGCACGGACACCGCAACCAGCCTGCTATTGGGAAAGTAGAGAACAGAGAAACTGGACAAGCTACAAACATCATAGTGGATCCAAAGCTTTTTCAGAAGAGACGATTCCAATCCCCACGGGTTTTATTCAGCACTCAGCCACCTCCTTTGCTAAGAGATGGGCAGAGTATAGAGTTCCTTGATGGCACAGACTCTCTCAACAGGAATACCCGAGCCAAGAGGTCAACACACCCTGTGCACAATCGGGGAGAGTATTCTGTATGTGACAGTATTAGTGTGTGGGTTGCTAACAAAACCACAGCAACAGACATCAAAGGCAAAGAGGTGGCTGTGTTAGTGGATGTGAATCTGAACAACAATGCTTTCAAGCAATACTTTTTTGAGACCAAGTGCAGAGACCCTAAGCCAGTCTCCAACGGGTGCAGGGGCATTGATGCCAGACATTGGAATTCCTACTGCACCACTACACACACCTTTGTCAAGGCACTGACCATGGaaggcaagcaggcagcctgGCGCTTCATTCGGATTGacactgcctgtgtgtgtgtaatcAGTAGGAAAACAGAGAACCTCTGA